In Corylus avellana chromosome ca2, CavTom2PMs-1.0, the following proteins share a genomic window:
- the LOC132172670 gene encoding (3S,6E)-nerolidol synthase 1-like, with the protein MASTTESFFAPSNAPNSHTDNPNPYSLSSMTSAQHYWSIAHDLTSASPPLEPHNYGIKHDMGSVGVQHKQKMEVCRHVLRKIGEDHTFESLYMIDAIQRLGIDNYFQEEIGAILHGHYVKYVAHGGDCGHELHKVALRFRLLRQQGYYVPADIFNNFKGKEGKFNKELAEDINGLMALYEASQLNIEDEDILDEAGKFSEQQLNARVRHLDESQVRVVGNTLRHPYHKSLARFMAKSFFGNFQQINGWPNDLELLAKMDFNMVQSMHQKEIAQISKWWADLGLSKELKFARNQPLKWYICSMVCLTDPDMSDERVELTKPISLIYIIDDIFDVYGTIEELTLFTEAVNKWDFAALEQLPEYMKICFKALYDITNEISNKIHQKHGWNPIDALRKTWASLCNAFLVEAKWFASGHSPKSEEYLENAVISSGVHVVLVHTFFLLGQRVTKETEDLVDNLPGIISSPATILRLWDDLGSAMDESQEGRDGSYIDYYVKEHQGCSIKEAREKVVSMIADAWKRLNKECLSPNPFPAAFTKASLNIARMVPLLYNYDDNHCLPSFQEHLKSVLYESVSL; encoded by the exons ATGGCATCGACGACTGAATCCTTCTTTGCTCCCTCTAATGCCCCAAATTCACATACTGACAATCCAAACCCCTACAGCCTGAGCTCCATGACTAGTGCTCAACACTATTGGAGCATTGCTCATGATCTCACATCGGCTTCTCCTCCCTTAGAACCACACAACTATGGAATTAAACATGATATG GGTAGTGTTGGTGTccaacataaacaaaaaatggaagtaTGCAGGCATGTGCTAAGGAAAATAGGAGAAGATCATACATTTGAAAGTTTATACATGATTGATGCTATCCAACGTCTGGGAATTGACAACTACTTTCAAGAAGAGATTGGAGCAATTTTACATGGGCATTATGTAAAATACGTGGCTCATGGCGGTGACTGCGGTCATGAGCTTCATAAGGTTGCTCTACGCTTTCGACTGTTGAGGCAACAAGGCTACTATGTGCCTGCCG ATATATTTAACAACTTTAAGGGCAAAGAGGGAAAGTTCAACAAAGAACTGGCTGAAGATATTAACGGATTGATGGCTTTATATGAAGCTTCACAACTAAATATAGAAGATGAAGACATACTTGATGAAGCTGGAAAGTTTAGCGAGCAGCAGCTGAATGCACGGGTGAGACATCTTGATGAGAGCCAAGTCAGAGTTGTTGGGAATACTTTGAGGCATCCTTACCACAAAAGCTTGGCAAGGTTCATGGCCAAAAGcttttttggtaattttcagCAGATAAATGGATGGCCGAATGATTTAGAACTACTAGCAAAAATGGATTTCAATATGGTCCAATCCATGCACCAAAAGGAAATTGCTCAAATTTCCAA ATGGTGGGCAGATCTTGGTTTGTCTAAGGAGCTAAAGTTTGCAAGGAACCAACCACTCAAATGGTACATTTGTTCAATGGTGTGTCTTACAGATCCAGACATGTCAGACGAAAGGGTTGAGCTCACAAAACCCATTTCTCTTATCTACATAATAGACGACATTTTCGATGTTTATGGAACGATTGAGGAACTCACTCTCTTCACAGAAGCTGTCAACAA ATGGGATTTTGCTGCTCTTGAGCAACTACCCGAGTACATGAAGATATGCTTCAAGGCTCTTTACGACATCACCAATGAAATTAGTAACAAGATACATCAAAAGCATGGATGGAACCCAATAGACGCTCTAAGAAagacg TGGGCGAGTTTGTGCAATGCCTTTCTAGTAGAGGCTAAATGGTTTGCTTCTGGGCACTCACCCAAGTcagaagagtatttggaaaatGCAGTTATTAGTTCAGGGGTTCATGTCGTACTTGTtcacactttctttcttttgggccAACGTGTAACCAAGGAAACTGAAGATCTTGTGGATAACCTACCGGGCATTATTTCTTCGCCGGCCACAATTCTTCGGCTTTGGGATGACTTGGGAAGTGCCATG GATGAGAGTCAAGAAGGGCGCGATGGATCATACATAGACTACTACGTGAAGGAACACCAAGGTTGCTCCATCAAAGAGGCACGAGAGAAGGTTGTGAGTATGATTGCAGATGCATGGAAGCGGCTAAACAAAGAGTGCCTCTCTCCAAATCCATTTCCAGCAGCATTCACTAAGGCTTCTCTTAATATTGCAAGAATGGTTCCATTGTTGTATAATTATGACGACAACCATTGCCTTCCAAGCTTCCAGGAGCATTTGAAATCCGTGCTTTATGAAAGCGTCTCactttaa